The nucleotide sequence ACCCGGACGGAGCCCTGCGCCTCCTTCGGGGAAAGCCCCATGGCCAGAAGGACGTGGGAGGGCTCCGGGTCCCCGGTGGAGCAGGCCGAGCCGGTCGAGATGCAGATCCCGCCCAGGTCGAGTCCCAGCACGATCGACTCCCCGTCGACGGCGTCGAAGCTCAGGTTCGAAGTGTTGGGCACGCGCGGCGCCCCGCGCCCGTTGACGCGCGAGCCCGGAATGGTCTCGAGGACCCGGATCTCGAACCGGTCCCTCATGCCGGCCAGCCTTTCGGTTTCCGCCGCGGCCGATTCCACGGCCAGGGAAAGGGCCGTGGCCAGGCCGACGATGCCGGGCACGTTTTCCGTCCCGGCGCGCAGGCCGTGTTCATGGGGGCCGCCGGTGATCCGGGGAGAGATCGGGGTCCCCTTGCGGACGTAGAGCGCGCCGACCCCCTTGGGGCCGTAGAACTTGTGCGCCGAAAAGGAGAGGAGGTCGGCGCCGGTTCCGCACAATTTTTCCGGCAGTTTCCCCGCCGTCTGGACCGCGTCGGAATGGAACACGATTCCCCGCTCCCGGGCGATCCGGGCGATCTCCCCGACCGGCTGGAGCACGCCCGTTTCGTTGTTGGCGTGCATGACGGTGACGAGGATGGTTTCCTCCGTGAGGCTCTTCTCCAGTTCCTCCAGCCGGACCAGGCCGTCGCCGTCGACCGGGAGATAGGTGACGCGATACCCTTCGGCCTCGAGCGCGCGGCAGGTGTAGAGCACGGCATGGTGCTCCACGGAGGTGGTGACGATGTGGTTGCCGCGGGCGCGGAGCGCGGCCGCGGCCCCGCGGACGGCGAGGTTGTCCGCTTCCGTCCCGCTCGCGCAGAAGACGATCTCGCCGGTTTCGGCGCCGATGCACTCTGCGACCCGCGCCCGCCCCTTTTCCATGGCGATCCGCGCCTGGTTGCCGAAGCGGTAGGGGCTCGAGCTGTTGCCCCACCGTTCGGTCATGTAGGGGGTCATGATCTCGAACACCCGGCGGTCGAGCGGGGTGGTGGCGTTGTGATCGAGGTAAATCACGGCCGCGCCCCCCCGTTCTCCGGTGTCCGGCTTTCCCAGTCCTGGATCGCCGCCTGCAGCGCCATCACTCCCAGCAGGGAGCAGTGCTTCTTCCTTTCGGGGATGCCGCCGAGGGCTTCCACCACGTCGTCGTCGGTGATCCGGCGCGCCTCCTCGATCGATTTTCCCCGGGCCAGTTCGGTCAGCATGCTGCTGGTGGCGATGGCGCCGGGGCAGCCGAAGGACTTGAAGGCGATCTTCTCGATCCGGCCCTCCCGGACCTGGATCCAGAGCTTCATCTGGTCCCCGCAGGAAGGGTCTCCGACCAGGCCGTAGCCGTCCGTCTCCGCCTCGGGGAGTTCCCCCACGTTGCGCGGGTTGGTGAAATGCTCGATCACCTCTTCGTTGTAAAAAAGGATGGGTCCCGCGAAATCGGGCTGTTCCATCCCTTCGTCAGGGTTGTCCATGAAATCGTCTCCCTTGATCGCCTGTGAACTCGGAATTCTGGCGGGAATCCGTGCAAAATGCAACCGCGATCGGGGCAAAAACCGCTATTGCTCCCGGTCGATGAACTTCCCGGAGGCCCGTACCAGCACCCGGCCGTTCTGCTCGAGTTCCGCCTCGAGAACATAGAGGGGGGGTTCGTATTCGCGCAGCCACGCCCTGACCGTCGCCGCCTGATCGATTTCGACCGGGAGCTGGTAGCGGAGGATCATCCGGGCCGTCAGGGCGCTGATATCGTGGGCGAAAAGGCAGTTGGCCATCGCCGCGTCCAGGAGCATGGAGCTGACGCCGCCGTGGAGCAGGCCGGGATAGCCCTGGTAGATGCGGGCGCACTGAAACGCCGCCTGTACCCCGCCGTCGTCGCAGACGGCGAACTCCAGCCCGAGGCCGGGGATTTTACCCGGGCTGCAGGCGACGCAGCCCGGGTGCTCCCGTTCCCTGCACTTTTCGAGATGCTGTTGCGTGGGGGTAGGCATATAACGTTTTCCGGATCGGGCGGGGAGCCCGGGCTAATGGGCGCAGCCCCCTCCGTGTCCCTGGCAGGTGTCGTCGGAGGAGAATTCCCGCAGCCCGTTTTCCCGGAGCAGGGCCAGGTTTTCGCCCACGGTGGGCGCGGCCGCCCGGTAGATCTTCACGCCCATCTCGCCCAGGCGCATGATGGCCCCCATCCCGATCCCGCCGACCACCAGGGCGTCGGGGAGGTTGCCGCCGAGCGTCCGGACCGGGTTACAGGCGCCATGTTCCTTGTGTTCGCCGGAGCCGCTGATGGCATCGACCTGGTCGAGCTCCGTGTCGACGATGAGAAATGCCGGGGCGGAGCCGAAATGTCCGCATACCTGGCTGTCCAGCCCGTTGTCTGCCTCTATGGGGAAACCTACCTTCATCTGTTCTCTCCTTGTCTGTTACCGGGTTTTCATCAACCGGCACGAAAGTATAGGCCCATCCGTGATACTTTCATACCCCGGGACCGATGCAATTTGGGGGCCGCAAGCGACGGCGCCGCGGCGGGAATGCCGATTGCATGCTCCGGAAAGGGGCGGCGCCCCGGACGGGCGAACGCGACAGAGGAAAGGGAGGATGCGGATGCTGGCGAACCAACTGGTGGATTACGTGAAAGAACGGGGCGCGGGCCGGAAGGCGGCCGATGTCAGGATCGGGCTGGGCTATACGGCCGTCCGGGTCGAGGACGCGGGCTGCGGCCTCGCCTACACCCTTCACGAGGGGGAGTACGAGTCGTGCTGCGTGGTGGCCGAGGCCGGCCGGGTGGCCGGGCGCTCGGCTTCGGAACTGGTCGGGTGGCTGCAGAACCCGGACGTGACGGCGGCGGCCGTGGGCCTGGCGGCGCTCAACGCCCTCGTTCCCGCTCCTCCGGAGGCGGTGGACGCGGATATCGCCGACGTCCTCCCGGTCCGGGCGGGGGACGCGGTCGGCATGGTGGGGTATTTCGGGCCCCTGGTCGGCCCCATGAGGGAACGCGCCGGTTCGCTCCGTATCTTCGAGCGGAAAACGAACCCCGCGCTCGACATCCTGCCCGATACGGAGGCGGGCGCCTATCTCCCGGACTGCGACGTGGTCATCCTCACGGCTTCCGCGCTCCTGAATCGGACGATGGACCGGCTCCTGGAACTGTGCGGGAACGCGCGCGAAATCGCGGTGCTCGGACCTTCCACCCCCCTCGTCCCCGAGGTCTTCCGCCCGCGCGGGGTCACGCTCCTGTCGGGTCTCGAGGTCGTGGACCCCGCCCGGATCCTCCAGATCGTGAGCGAGGGGGGCGGGACACGCCAGTTCGGCCGCGCGGTCCGCAAACTGTCGCTGCGGTTGCGGGAGTAGCCCCCCGTCGCTCCGCCGCCTGCCTCTTTTTCCCACTTCGGGAGTTGCATAATGCAAACAACATGGTATGTTTATCTTGCATTTTGCATTGTTTTGGGGGAATTGTGAGCCGGCAGCAGGACGAAAGGGAACAGACCATCCTGGATTCCATCAACGAGGGGGTCTTCACCGTTGATCTGCAGTGGCGCATCACGGCCTTCAACCGGGCGGCGGAGGAGATCACGAAGGTTCCCCGGGCCGAAGCTTTGGGGCGGCGCTGCTCGGACGTCTTCCGCGCCAGCATCTGCGAGAACGCCTGCGCCCTCCGCAGGACGATGTCGAGCCGCAAGCCGGTCCTGAACGCCACCGCCCACATCATCAGCCGCAGCGGGGAGCGCATTCCCATCCGCATTTCCACGGCCCTGCTCAGGGACAACGACGGGGAGGTGATCGGGGGGGTGGAGACCTTCCAGGACCTCAGTCCCATCGAGCAGCTCCAGAAGGAGCTCAAGGCGCGCTACACCTTCGAGGACATCGTCGGGCACAGCGCGCCGATGCTGAAGCTTTTCGAAATCATGCCGCAGATCGCGGCGAGCTCCAGCACCGTGCTGATCGAGGGCCCCAGCGGGACGGGGAAGGAGCTGTTCGCCCGCGCGATTCACGGCCTGTCGCCGCGCAGGAACCGGCCCTTTGTCGCCGTCAATTGCGGCGCGCTCCCCGACACGCTCCTCGAAAGCGAGCTGTTCGGCCACAAGGCGGGGGCCTTTACCGACGCCCGGCGCGACAAGCCGGGACGCTTCGCCCTGGCGAGCGGCGGCACCCTCTTCCTGGACGAGATCGGCGACGTTTCCCCGGCGATGCAGGTGCGGCTGCTGCGCGTGCTGCAGGAGCGCATGATCGAGCCCCTGGGCTCCGTGGAACCGGTAAAGGTCGACGTGCGCGTGGTGGCCGCCACCAACCGGGACCTCGGCCGGCTGGTCCGGGAGGGGGCCTTCCGCGAGGACCTCTATTACCGGGTGCGCGTGGTCAGCCTGCGTCTCCCCGGCCTCAGCCAGCGGCGCGAGGATATCCCCCTGCTCGTGGATCACCTGCTGGGGAAGTTCAACCGGCTCCAGGGGAGGGAGATCGAGGGGGTGTCCGAAGAGGTCATGGCCCGGCTGATGGAGTACGAATACCCGGGGAACGTGCGGGAGCTGGAGAACATCCTCGAGCAGGCGTTCGTCCTCTGCCGCGGCCGCATGATCGAGCTGCACCACCTGCCGGCCGAACTCCGGCCCGCGGCCCCGGCCGGCGGCAATCCCATGTCGCTCGAGGCGATGGAGAAGCTGCTGATCGGCGAGGCGCTGCGGCGCCACCGCGGGAACCGGCGCCGGGCGGCGGCGCAGCTGGGGATCGACCCCAGCACCCTGTACCGGAAGCTGAAAAGCCTGAAAATCGAATTCTGAAAGCCCCTGGAACGGGGCGGAAGCGGAGAGGAAGGATGCATTTGCTGCAGGACATCAAGGCGATCGGGACCCTCTATTCCCCATACGAAACGGCTGCGGGAACCCCCATTCAGAGCGCCTATGCCGGGGGGGCCGAGGGGCGGGTGGTCCTGGAGCCTGCCTACGAGCGGGCCCTGGACGATATCGAGGAGTTCGAGCGCCTCTGGCTCCTCTACTGGATGGACCGGGTCGGGCCGTTTCGGCCGAAGGTGACGCCCTACCGGGACAACCGGGAGCACGGGCTGTTCGCCACGCGCTCCCCCACGCGTCCGAACCCGATCGGGATGAGCCTGGTGCGGCTTCTGGCCAGGGAGGGGTGCACCCTTTACGTGGCCGATATCGACGTGCTCGACCGCACGCCCCTGCTCGACCTCAAGCCCTATGTCCCCGAATTCGACGCCCGCCCGGTTTCCCGGGCGGGCTGGTTTGATTCGGCCGCCGTGGACCGGCGCCAGGCCGACGGCCGGTTCCACGGCGGCCGGAAGGAATGACGCCTACTCCTCCGCCTCGGCCGCGAGCGTCCCGTAATCGGTCCTCCAGCGGTTCATGATCTGCTCGATCTCACGCGCGCGCTCGGCGTTCCGGGCCCCGTCGGGATCGGCCCGCTGCTCCGCCTGCATCTCGGCGATATGGGTGCGCAGCTGCTGCCGCGTCTCCTCCATATTGCGGATCTGGTTTCTCCAGGCTTCCTTCTGGGCGTCGTCGAGCCCCGTCATCAGGCGCTCGTGCTGCTGATCCATCTTCCGGACCTGTTCCCCCAGCGCCTTGCGCTGTTTGGCCGCTTCCCGGGCGTCGTACTTGTCGCCGCTGTTCTGGGCCATCTTGCGCGCCTGCTTCCCCACATTTTCGGCCGCCTGGTCGCAGTCGCGGATCTGCTTGCGCTGCCGGCTGGTCGTTTTCACCCGCTTGTGTTCGGCCTGGGCCTGGTCGGCCCGGGGGCTGCGCTGCATCTGCCCCTGGCCCCGGTTCTCGTCACGGCCCACTCCGCGGTTCTGTCCCTGGGGCTGGCCCTGTCCGCGGGCGGCGCCGAAACCCCCCTGGCCGGATCCCTGGCTCATTCCGCCGCCCCCTCCCCGCTGACCGCCGCCTCCGCCCCGCCCCTGGGCATAGCCGGTTGCGAGCGCGAGCGTCAGGATGGAACCCATGATCAAAGTTTTCTTCAACATAACCGTTTCTCCTTTTTCCTGGCAAAGCCGATGCCGCTCCGTTTGCGTCCCCGTCGCGCCGTCGGTCGATCGGCGATTCTGATGGCTACACCCCTTATAAACAACCGGGCGCGTGAAAAGTTCCGCCGGGCGGACCCCCGCTCCTTTCCGGTATCGCTCCCGCCCGCGATTTGTGCATAATAGGCGCCAAAGGGGCTCCCGATGAAAGACACCACCCGAACGCGCGCAAAAGCCACCTTCCCCCGGCGCTGGGTCCTGGCCGTCGCCATGCTGGTCAGTTTCGGGCTCCTGGCCAACGCCGTCTACACCTGCCTCACGCTTACGCGCCTGCGCTCGCAGTATCTCGACAACCGCGGGTACGAAATCGCCGCGGCCCTCGACACCCAGGCGCGGGGGGCCGGCAGGCGGAACAACCCCGAGTACTGGCAATCGCTGCTCGACACGCACTACGAGGTCTACTCGGGCAGCGCCGCCTTCCTCGCCGTCGTCGGTCCGGAAGGCCGCATCCTCGCTTCGGCCGGGGACGCCGGCGCCCTAGCCGATCCCGGGCCCGACCTCTTCCTCTTCGAGGACGCGCTCGGGCATCCCCGCCGGGGGCGCCGGGAGGCGTCCCCCGGGATGAACGACTGGAAGATGCGGATCGGGCTCTACACCTCCTCCGCCGACTTCATCCGGCGCCTGGCCCTGTTTCAGCTGGCAATCTCCGCGATGGCGGTCCTCATCATCCTCGGGCTCACCTTCTTCCTCCTGCGCACCCTCGACCGCTTCCTGAAACTGAAGGCGCGGGAGGGGGAGGAGGCGCAGCTGCGGGCTCTCGGGGTCATGTCCGCCTCCCTGGCCCACGAGATCCGCAACCCGCTGGGGGCGATGAAGGGGCTGACGCAGCTGGCCCAGGAGGATCTCGCTCCGGGGCACCCGGCCCAGGAGCGGCTCCGGACGGTGGTGGGGGAGGCGGAGCGGCTGGAGCGGCTGGTCAGCGACCTGCTCGACTTCGCCCGCCCCCGCGAGCCCGAGATCCGCGAGTTCGACCTGGTCCCGCTGCTGGGCGACCTCCGGTCGATGCTCCAGCCGAAGCTCGCCGCCGCGGGCATCACCCTCGATCTCCCCGACGGCCCCGTCACCCTCCGTTCCGACCCGGCCGGGATGCGCCAGGTGCTCCTGAACGTCCTCCTGAACGCCCTGGAGGCCTCTCCCCCCGGGGGCGCGATCGGGGTGACCCTCGCCCGGGAGGGGGGATTGCTCGAAATCGGGGTCGACGACGCGGGCCCCGGTTTCGGCGGCCGCGACCCCGAGGAGCTCGTGCGCCCCTTCGTCACCGGGAAAACCCGCGGGACGGGACTCGGCCTGGCCGTATCGAGCCAGATCATGGAGCGCCTCGGCGGCTCCCTCACCCTGGGCCCGAACCCCGGCGGCGGCGCCCGCTGCACCCTGCGCCTCCCCGACCCCGGCCCGCGCCCATGAACCAGGAACCAGGGGACAGGATGAATAACAAGAAGAGAAACCTTCGAGCCTTCGCCCCGCCGCTCCTGATGGCCGTAATCCTGCTCGCGCTCGCTCTCCTGGGGCTTTCGGCCTGCGGGCAGACCACCGCACCCGAAGCCGCCCGGCTCGAAATCGCCCCCCCGGTCCAAACGGCGGAGGAGGGCCTCCCCGAAATCGCTCTCGGGGATCTCCCGCGCGAGGCGCGC is from Acidobacteriota bacterium and encodes:
- a CDS encoding cysteine desulfurase encodes the protein MIYLDHNATTPLDRRVFEIMTPYMTERWGNSSSPYRFGNQARIAMEKGRARVAECIGAETGEIVFCASGTEADNLAVRGAAAALRARGNHIVTTSVEHHAVLYTCRALEAEGYRVTYLPVDGDGLVRLEELEKSLTEETILVTVMHANNETGVLQPVGEIARIARERGIVFHSDAVQTAGKLPEKLCGTGADLLSFSAHKFYGPKGVGALYVRKGTPISPRITGGPHEHGLRAGTENVPGIVGLATALSLAVESAAAETERLAGMRDRFEIRVLETIPGSRVNGRGAPRVPNTSNLSFDAVDGESIVLGLDLGGICISTGSACSTGDPEPSHVLLAMGLSPKEAQGSVRVSLGRHTEEKELEAAVDALGRTVARLRAISSIQRPTAPSS
- a CDS encoding iron-sulfur cluster assembly scaffold protein — translated: MEQPDFAGPILFYNEEVIEHFTNPRNVGELPEAETDGYGLVGDPSCGDQMKLWIQVREGRIEKIAFKSFGCPGAIATSSMLTELARGKSIEEARRITDDDVVEALGGIPERKKHCSLLGVMALQAAIQDWESRTPENGGARP
- a CDS encoding PaaI family thioesterase, which translates into the protein MPTPTQQHLEKCREREHPGCVACSPGKIPGLGLEFAVCDDGGVQAAFQCARIYQGYPGLLHGGVSSMLLDAAMANCLFAHDISALTARMILRYQLPVEIDQAATVRAWLREYEPPLYVLEAELEQNGRVLVRASGKFIDREQ
- a CDS encoding diguanylate cyclase, producing MKVGFPIEADNGLDSQVCGHFGSAPAFLIVDTELDQVDAISGSGEHKEHGACNPVRTLGGNLPDALVVGGIGMGAIMRLGEMGVKIYRAAAPTVGENLALLRENGLREFSSDDTCQGHGGGCAH
- a CDS encoding DUF364 domain-containing protein; the encoded protein is MLANQLVDYVKERGAGRKAADVRIGLGYTAVRVEDAGCGLAYTLHEGEYESCCVVAEAGRVAGRSASELVGWLQNPDVTAAAVGLAALNALVPAPPEAVDADIADVLPVRAGDAVGMVGYFGPLVGPMRERAGSLRIFERKTNPALDILPDTEAGAYLPDCDVVILTASALLNRTMDRLLELCGNAREIAVLGPSTPLVPEVFRPRGVTLLSGLEVVDPARILQIVSEGGGTRQFGRAVRKLSLRLRE
- a CDS encoding sigma 54-interacting transcriptional regulator, whose translation is MVCLSCILHCFGGIVSRQQDEREQTILDSINEGVFTVDLQWRITAFNRAAEEITKVPRAEALGRRCSDVFRASICENACALRRTMSSRKPVLNATAHIISRSGERIPIRISTALLRDNDGEVIGGVETFQDLSPIEQLQKELKARYTFEDIVGHSAPMLKLFEIMPQIAASSSTVLIEGPSGTGKELFARAIHGLSPRRNRPFVAVNCGALPDTLLESELFGHKAGAFTDARRDKPGRFALASGGTLFLDEIGDVSPAMQVRLLRVLQERMIEPLGSVEPVKVDVRVVAATNRDLGRLVREGAFREDLYYRVRVVSLRLPGLSQRREDIPLLVDHLLGKFNRLQGREIEGVSEEVMARLMEYEYPGNVRELENILEQAFVLCRGRMIELHHLPAELRPAAPAGGNPMSLEAMEKLLIGEALRRHRGNRRRAAAQLGIDPSTLYRKLKSLKIEF
- the tsaA gene encoding tRNA (N6-threonylcarbamoyladenosine(37)-N6)-methyltransferase TrmO, with product MHLLQDIKAIGTLYSPYETAAGTPIQSAYAGGAEGRVVLEPAYERALDDIEEFERLWLLYWMDRVGPFRPKVTPYRDNREHGLFATRSPTRPNPIGMSLVRLLAREGCTLYVADIDVLDRTPLLDLKPYVPEFDARPVSRAGWFDSAAVDRRQADGRFHGGRKE
- a CDS encoding HAMP domain-containing histidine kinase; this translates as MKDTTRTRAKATFPRRWVLAVAMLVSFGLLANAVYTCLTLTRLRSQYLDNRGYEIAAALDTQARGAGRRNNPEYWQSLLDTHYEVYSGSAAFLAVVGPEGRILASAGDAGALADPGPDLFLFEDALGHPRRGRREASPGMNDWKMRIGLYTSSADFIRRLALFQLAISAMAVLIILGLTFFLLRTLDRFLKLKAREGEEAQLRALGVMSASLAHEIRNPLGAMKGLTQLAQEDLAPGHPAQERLRTVVGEAERLERLVSDLLDFARPREPEIREFDLVPLLGDLRSMLQPKLAAAGITLDLPDGPVTLRSDPAGMRQVLLNVLLNALEASPPGGAIGVTLAREGGLLEIGVDDAGPGFGGRDPEELVRPFVTGKTRGTGLGLAVSSQIMERLGGSLTLGPNPGGGARCTLRLPDPGPRP